A genomic region of Phragmites australis chromosome 2, lpPhrAust1.1, whole genome shotgun sequence contains the following coding sequences:
- the LOC133895449 gene encoding CDP-diacylglycerol--serine O-phosphatidyltransferase 1 translates to MEVNGHHKPRREYNGHECNGVRPINNFGDVDPWTAWAYKPRTISLLLMGTCLLIWSSGALDPERSFSADRVTSVKRGVFAMVAVFLAYSFLQAPSTVLIRPHPAIWRLVHGMAVVYLVSLTFLLFQTRDDARQFMKYIHPDLGVELPERSYGTDCRIYVPDHPKSRFNNVYEIIFDEFVIAHILGWWGKAIMIRNQPLLWVLSIGFELMELTFRHMLPNFNECWWDSIVLDILICNWFGIWAGMKTVRYFDGRTYEWVGLSRQPNIISKVKRTLGQFTPARWDKDEWYPLLGPWRFIQVLSLCIVFMAVELNTFFLKFCLWIPPRNPLIVYRLVLWWLIAIPTIREYNTYLQDRKPFKKVGSFCWLSLAICIVELLICIKFGHGLFPKSMPSWLITCWTAVALLLVIFLLVWTCKIYRTMIRKRL, encoded by the exons ATGGAGGTAAATGGTCATCACAAACCTCGAAGAGAATATAATGGCCACGAGTGCAATGGTGTAAGACCAATCAATAATTTTGGTGATGTCGATCCATGGACGGCATGGGCATACAAACCTCGAACGATCTCACTCTTGCTAATGGGAACATGCCTTTTAAT TTGGTCAAGTGGTGCTCTTGATCCGGAAAGGAGCTTCTCTGCTGATCGTGTTACGTCGGTTAAAAG GGGTGTATTTGCAATGGTTGCTGTTTTTCTGGCTTACTCTTTTCTTCAGGCGCCTTCAAC TGTACTCATTAGACCACATCCTGCCATTTGGAGGCTGGTCCATGGGATGGCAGTTGTTTACCTTGTTTCCCTCACCTTTTTGCTTTTCCAG ACTCGTGATGATGCTAGGCAATTCATGAAGTATATTCATCCTGATCTTGGTGTTG AATTGCCTGAAAGATCTTATGGAACTGACTGTCGCATATACGTACCTGATCATCCGAAAAGCAGGTTTAACAATGTTTAT GAGATCATTTTTGATGAGTTTGTTATTGCTCATATCCTTGGATGGTGGGGTAAGGCTATAATGATACGAAACCAACCACTTTTGTGGGTGTTATCAATTGGCTTTGAGTTAATGGAG CTCACTTTTCGTCATATGCTGCCAAATTTCAACGAGTGTTGGTGGGATAGTATTGTCCTAGACATATTGATCTGCAATTGGTTTG GTATTTGGGCTGGAATGAAGACTGTGAGATACTTTGATGGGAGGACATATGAATGGGTTGGCTTGAGCCGCCAACCCAATATTATCAGCAAG GTCAAAAGGACACTAGGCCAGTTCACACCAGCGCGGTGGGACAAAGATGAGTGGTACCCTCTGTTGGGTCCTTGGAGATTCATCCAGGTGCTGAGCCTTTGTATTGTTTTCATGGCTGTCGAACTGAACACATTCTTTCTCAAGTTCTGCCTTTGGATTCCTCCACGGAATCCCTTGATTGTCTATCGGCTGGTTCTTTGGTGGTTGATTGCGATACCAACCATCCGTGAGTACAATACCTACCTGCAAGACAG GAAACCTTTTAAAAAGGTGGGATCTTTCTGTTGGCTTTCCCTGGCTATATGCATTGTAGAGCTTCTAATCTGCATCAAATTTGGACATG GTCTCTTTCCAAAGTCAATGCCGTCATGGTTGATCACATGCTGGACGGCAGTGGCCTTGCTTCTCGTTATCTTCCTTCTTGTGTGGACTTGCAAAATTTACCGAACAATGATAAGGAAAAGGTTATGA
- the LOC133895456 gene encoding alpha-1,3-arabinosyltransferase XAT3-like: MKGGAGDKAGRSRPPPPPLRMESQRFRLLSIVVGCFIFSIVFLLSSRPDATAFNTMSPKASLEDARRPAVKTLRSSAGFGPDFHVDILAQQGQGGSHSLLKQSVEQSNDRAVTEWVRDTVIVEERSDVEREAEPEEPERDRDSNAAAATSNSDDHAAAGVEKAVQDNAVRATAAAITGQPAAETTSTLPDQIEKRQVGGLLKLQEQTTERKESTHSRDQQPRPPLCDFSDFRSDVCDFAGDIRMDANASAFVVVDPAGGANGHWHKVRPYPRKGDETCMGRITEITVRTTADAEAAPRCTRMHTAPAVVFSIGGYTGNIFHDFSDVIVPLYNTVQRYRGDVQLVMANVASWWLVKYDTLLGELSRHAPLDLAKAGAAGEVHCFGHAVVSLRAHRELIIERERSLDGLATPDFTRFLRRALSLPRDAPTHLGDGTGRKPRLLIISRGRTRLLLNLDAVVRAAEEVGFEAIVNESDVANGISQVGRLINSCDALVGVHGAGLTNMMFLPPGATMVQIVPWGGLQWMARADYGEPAEAMGLKYIQYDITVGESTLKDKYPRDHKIFSNPTALHKKGFMFIRQTLMDGQDITVDVGRFREVLLQVLSNLAQ, translated from the exons ATGAAGGGTGGCGCAGGAGACAAggccgggaggagcaggccgccgccgccgccgctgcggaTGGAGTCGCAGCGGTTCAGGCTGCTGTCCATCGTCGTCGGCTGCTTCATCTTctccatcgtcttcctcctctcctcccgccCCGACGCCACCGCATTCAACACCA TGAGCCCCAAGGCGTCGTTGGAAGACGCGCGCAGGCCGGCCGTCAAGACCCTGCGCTCCTCCGCCGGCTTCG GCCCAGATTTCCATGTGGACATCCTGGCGCAGCAGGGGCAAGGAGGGAGCCATAGCCTCCTGAAGCAGAGTGTCGAGCAGAGCAACGACAGGGCGGTCACAGAAT GGGTTAGAGACACGGTGATCGTGGAGGAGAGGAGCGATGTGGAGAGAGAAGCAGAGCCGGAGGAGCCGGAGCGTGATCGCGACAGCAATGCCGCTGCCGCGACGTCTAACTCCGACGACCACGCAGCAGCAG GTGTCGAGAAGGCAGTCCAAGACAACGCCGTGAGGGCCACGGCCGCCGCGATCACCGGGCAACCGGCCGCGGAAACGACGTCGACTCTGCCTGACCAGATAG agaagcgGCAAGTTGGCGGTCTGCTCAAGCTCCAGGAGCAGACGACGGAGCGCAAGGAATCAACAC ATTCCAGGGACCAGCAGCCACGGCCCCCGCTGTGCGACTTCTCCGACTTCCGTAGCGACGTATGCGACTTCGCCGGTGACATCCGCATGGACGCCAACGCGTCGGCGTTCGTCGTCGTTGACCCGGCCGGCGGCGCGAACGGCCATTGGCACAAGGTACGGCCGTACCCGCGGAAGGGCGACGAGACGTGCATGGGCCGCATCACCGAGATCACCGTGCGGACGACGGCCGACGCGGAGGCCGCGCCGCGGTGCACAAGGATGCACACCGCGCCGGCGGTCGTGTTCTCGATCGGCGGGTACACGGGCAACATCTTCCACGACTTCTCCGACGTGATCGTGCCTCTGTACAACACTGTGCAGCGGTATCGCGGCGACGTGCAGCTCGTCATGGCCAACGTGGCCTCGTGGTGGCTCGTCAAGTACGATACGCTCCTCGGCGAGCTGTCGCGCCACGCGCCGCTCGATCTTGCCAAGGCCGGCGCTGCCGGGGAGGTGCACTGCTTCGGGCACGCCGTGGTCAGCCTGCGTGCGCACCGGGAGCTCATCATCGAGCGGGAGCGCAGCCTGGACGGTCTTGCGACGCCGGACTTCACGCGGTTCCTCCGGCGCGCGCTTTCGCTGCCCCGGGACGCGCCCACGCACCTCGGTGACGGCACAGGGCGGAAGCCCCGCCTGCTGATCATCTCCCGCGGCCGCACCCGGCTGCTCCTGAACCTCGACGCTGTGGTCCGCGCGGCGGAGGAGGTAGGCTTCGAGGCCATCGTGAACGAGTCGGACGTGGCCAACGGCATCTCCCAGGTGGGGCGGCTGATCAACTCGTGCGACGCTCTGGTGGGCGTGCACGGCGCGGGGCTGACCAACATGATGTTCCTGCCGCCGGGCGCGACGATGGTGCAAATCGTGCCGTGGGGAGGGCTGCAGTGGATGGCGCGGGCAGACTACGGCGAGCCGGCGGAGGCGATGGGGCTCAAGTACATCCAGTACGACATCACCGTCGGCGAGAGCACGCTCAAGGACAAGTACCCAAGAGATCACAAGATCTTCAGCAACCCGACGGCGCTGCACAAGAAGGGATTCATGTTCATTAGGCAGACGCTCATGGACGGCCAGGACATCACCGTCGACGTCGGCCGCTTCAGGGAGGTGCTGCTCCAGGTTCTCAGCAACCTCGCGCAGTAG